One window of Trinickia caryophylli genomic DNA carries:
- a CDS encoding glutamate-5-semialdehyde dehydrogenase codes for MNIDEYMIGIGRRARQASRAMARASSAAKNDALHAIARAIERDAASLKEANAGDVARAREKGLDAAFVDRLTLSDKAIATMIEGLRQVAALPDPIGEIDGLKYRPSGIQVGRMRVPLGVIGIIYESRPNVTIDAAALCLKSGNATILRGGSEALASNTALAALIAEGLAAAGLPREAVQVVETADRAAVGKLITMTEFVDVIVPRGGKSLIARLIEEARVPMIKHLDGICHVYVDDRADVARALAVCDNAKTHRYGTCNTMETLLVARGIARAVLPPLAKLYREKGVELRVDAAARAVLEGACGADAAALALVDATEEDWRTEYLAPVLAIKTVDGIDAAIDHINTYGSAHTDAILTEDHDRAMRFLREVDSASVMVNASTRFADGFEYGLGAEIGISNDKLHARGPVGLEGLTSLKYVVLGHGEVRQ; via the coding sequence ATGAACATCGACGAGTACATGATCGGTATCGGCCGCCGCGCGCGGCAGGCCTCGCGCGCCATGGCGCGCGCGTCCAGCGCGGCGAAGAATGACGCGCTTCATGCGATTGCCCGGGCGATCGAGCGGGACGCCGCGTCGCTCAAGGAAGCCAATGCCGGCGACGTCGCACGCGCCCGTGAAAAAGGGCTCGACGCCGCCTTCGTCGATCGGTTGACGTTATCCGACAAGGCCATTGCGACGATGATCGAAGGGTTGCGGCAGGTTGCGGCGCTGCCCGATCCGATCGGGGAAATCGATGGTCTCAAGTACCGTCCGAGCGGAATCCAGGTCGGGCGTATGCGAGTGCCGTTGGGCGTGATCGGCATCATCTACGAGTCCCGCCCCAACGTGACGATCGACGCGGCGGCGCTCTGCCTGAAGTCCGGCAACGCGACCATCCTGCGCGGCGGCTCCGAGGCGCTCGCATCGAACACCGCGCTGGCTGCGCTGATCGCCGAGGGGCTCGCCGCAGCAGGGCTGCCGCGTGAGGCCGTGCAGGTGGTCGAGACGGCCGATCGCGCGGCCGTCGGCAAACTGATCACGATGACCGAGTTCGTGGACGTGATCGTGCCGCGCGGCGGCAAGAGCCTCATCGCCCGTCTCATCGAAGAAGCGCGCGTGCCGATGATCAAGCATCTCGACGGCATCTGCCACGTCTATGTGGACGATCGCGCGGACGTCGCCCGGGCGCTTGCGGTGTGCGACAACGCGAAGACGCATCGTTACGGCACATGCAACACGATGGAGACGCTGCTCGTCGCGCGCGGTATCGCCCGCGCGGTGTTGCCGCCGCTCGCCAAGCTCTATCGCGAGAAGGGGGTCGAGCTGCGCGTCGACGCCGCCGCTCGTGCCGTGCTCGAGGGTGCCTGCGGCGCCGATGCGGCCGCGCTCGCGCTCGTCGATGCGACGGAGGAGGACTGGCGCACGGAGTATCTGGCCCCGGTGCTGGCCATCAAGACTGTCGACGGTATCGATGCCGCCATCGATCACATCAACACCTACGGGTCGGCACACACGGACGCAATTCTCACCGAGGACCACGACCGCGCGATGCGCTTTTTGCGCGAGGTCGATTCGGCGAGCGTCATGGTCAACGCGTCGACGCGCTTCGCCGACGGCTTCGAATATGGGCTCGGCGCGGAAATCGGTATTTCCAACGACAAGTTGCATGCACGCGGGCCCGTCGGCCTCGAGGGGCTGACGTCGCTCAAGTACGTCGTGCTCGGGCACGGCGAAGTGCGGCAGTAA
- the holA gene encoding DNA polymerase III subunit delta, producing the protein MQLRLDALEPHLAKGLAALYVVFGDEHLLVQEACDRIRVAARGAGFTERSVFTVERSFDWSALVGASQSMSLFGDRQLIELRIPSGKPGKEGAEALKMLASAGNPDVLLLVTLPRLDAAMQKAAWFAALAEAGAALRIDAVERAQLANWVAQRLAQQGQRVTAGEEGRRSLQFIVERVEGNLLAAHQEIQKLGLLYPQGALTFEQVHDAVLNVARYDVFKLNEAMLAGDVGRLARMLEGLKGEGEAAVLVLWALTEELRTLLRIKRGTAAGKPLAMLLRENRVWGPRERLVGPALARLTEPVLEEGLALAAGLDRQVKGLTAGVPPGKRRGALPPDPWAGLFELAALVAEPGKRAGARRPVPA; encoded by the coding sequence ATGCAACTGCGACTCGACGCACTCGAACCGCATCTGGCGAAAGGGCTAGCCGCCCTTTACGTCGTCTTCGGAGACGAGCATCTGCTCGTACAGGAGGCCTGCGACCGCATTCGCGTGGCGGCGCGCGGGGCCGGATTCACCGAGCGCTCGGTCTTCACGGTCGAGCGCAGCTTCGACTGGAGCGCGCTCGTCGGCGCGAGCCAGTCGATGTCGCTGTTCGGCGATCGGCAACTGATCGAGCTGCGCATTCCGTCGGGCAAACCCGGCAAGGAAGGTGCCGAGGCCTTGAAGATGCTCGCGTCGGCCGGCAATCCCGATGTCCTGCTGCTCGTCACGCTGCCGCGCCTCGATGCGGCTATGCAAAAGGCTGCATGGTTCGCGGCGCTGGCCGAGGCCGGCGCTGCGCTGCGTATCGACGCCGTGGAGCGTGCGCAATTGGCGAACTGGGTGGCGCAACGCCTCGCTCAGCAGGGCCAGCGCGTCACTGCCGGCGAAGAGGGCCGGCGCTCGCTGCAGTTCATCGTCGAGCGTGTCGAGGGCAATCTGCTTGCGGCGCATCAGGAAATCCAGAAGCTCGGGCTGCTTTATCCGCAAGGTGCCCTCACGTTCGAGCAGGTGCACGACGCCGTTTTGAACGTGGCCCGCTATGACGTCTTCAAGCTCAACGAGGCGATGCTCGCAGGCGACGTCGGGCGGCTCGCGCGCATGCTCGAAGGTTTGAAGGGCGAAGGCGAGGCGGCCGTGCTCGTGCTATGGGCGCTGACCGAAGAACTGCGCACGCTGTTGCGAATCAAGCGGGGCACCGCGGCCGGCAAGCCGCTCGCCATGCTGTTGCGCGAAAACCGCGTCTGGGGGCCGCGCGAGCGGCTCGTCGGGCCGGCTCTTGCACGGCTTACCGAGCCGGTGCTCGAAGAGGGGCTCGCGCTCGCGGCCGGGCTCGATCGACAGGTGAAAGGCTTGACGGCCGGCGTGCCCCCAGGAAAGCGGCGCGGCGCGCTGCCGCCCGACCCGTGGGCCGGCCTTTTCGAGCTTGCGGCGCTCGTGGCCGAGCCCGGCAAGCGTGCGGGGGCCAGGCGACCTGTCCCGGCTTAG
- a CDS encoding LPS-assembly lipoprotein LptE encodes MIRRSFLALVAGTMMLAACGFQLRGQQDYVFKRLAIAGATAPVAARLTRMVQGGSDTVVVTTQPNADAILTLRESRGQSTLTLNSLGVAEEYQLNYALTYSLVGADGAVLIPPSVIALNRAMTYSSKYTLAKQQEADLLYADMQNDAVDQLVRRLGAVRSLHPAPGEQAPAVAPRAPLPPPPL; translated from the coding sequence GTGATTCGCCGATCGTTTCTTGCGCTCGTCGCCGGGACCATGATGCTCGCCGCGTGCGGCTTTCAGCTGCGCGGGCAGCAGGACTACGTCTTCAAGCGCCTCGCGATCGCCGGCGCGACGGCGCCCGTCGCGGCGCGTCTCACGAGGATGGTGCAAGGCGGCAGCGACACCGTGGTCGTCACCACGCAGCCGAACGCCGATGCCATTCTCACGCTGCGCGAATCGCGCGGGCAGTCCACGCTCACGTTGAATTCGCTCGGCGTGGCCGAGGAGTATCAGCTCAACTACGCGCTCACCTATTCGCTCGTCGGCGCAGACGGCGCCGTGCTGATTCCGCCGAGCGTCATCGCGTTGAACCGCGCGATGACGTACAGCAGCAAGTACACGCTCGCGAAACAGCAGGAAGCCGATCTGCTTTATGCCGATATGCAGAACGACGCCGTCGATCAGCTCGTGCGCCGGCTCGGCGCCGTGCGCTCGCTGCACCCGGCACCGGGCGAGCAAGCCCCGGCCGTCGCACCGCGCGCGCCGCTGCCGCCGCCGCCGCTTTGA
- the leuS gene encoding leucine--tRNA ligase, with product MQEKYLPADIEATAQADWRASNAYRSVEDPAKPKFYCVSMLPYPSGKLHMGHVRNYTINDVMYRYLRMNGYNVLMPMGWDAFGMPAENAAMANGVPPAKWTYDNIAYMKGQMQSMGLAIDWSREVATCSPEYYKWNQWLFLKMLEKGIVYKKTGTVNWDPIDQTVLANEQVIDGRGWRSGAPVEKREIPMYYMRITQYADELLTDLDGLGWPERVKVMQQNWIGKSFGVNFGFPYMLDGEQKLLRVFTTRVDTVMGVTFVAIAAEHPLAARLAEGNAPLQAFIDECRHGGVAEADIATMEKKGMPTGFFVTHPLTQERVEVWVGNYVLMSYGEGAVMGVPAHDERDFAFAKKYGLPIKQVIAKAGCDFSTDAWQPWYGEKEGSGCIASGKYDGLSHEAAVDAIAADLKALGLGDKQVTWRLRDWGISRQRYWGTPIPIIHCAACGDVPVPEQDLPVVLPEDLVPDGTGNPLAKSAAFVDCTCPKCGAAARRETDTMDTFVDSSWYFSRYTCPDASTMVDERTDYWMPMDQYIGGIEHAILHLLYSRFWTKVMRDMGLVKFGEPAKNLLTQGMVLNETFYREDASGKKTWYNPADVTVAHDDKGRPVGATLNADGQPVVLGGVEKMSKSKNNGVDPQLLIDQYGADTARLFTMFAAPPEQQLEWSGSGVEGASRFLRRLWAFGHAHRATLAQRGTFDAAALAEADKSLRREIHGVLKQADFDYQRLQYNTVVSAAMKMLNALESAKGAQAPVARECYGILLRVLYPVVPHATHALWQVLGYVDEFGTLLDAPWPKVDERALEQAEIELVLQVNGKVRGALTIAKDAPREAIESAALAHEMFARFSEGKPAKKVIVVPGRLVNVVV from the coding sequence ATGCAAGAAAAATACTTACCCGCCGACATCGAAGCCACTGCCCAGGCAGATTGGCGCGCGTCCAATGCTTACCGGAGCGTCGAAGATCCGGCCAAGCCGAAGTTCTATTGCGTTTCGATGCTGCCGTATCCGTCGGGCAAGCTGCACATGGGCCACGTGCGCAACTACACGATCAACGACGTGATGTACCGCTACTTGCGGATGAACGGCTACAACGTGCTGATGCCGATGGGCTGGGACGCCTTCGGCATGCCCGCCGAGAACGCGGCGATGGCCAACGGCGTGCCGCCGGCCAAGTGGACGTACGACAACATCGCGTACATGAAGGGGCAAATGCAGTCGATGGGGCTCGCGATCGACTGGTCGCGCGAGGTCGCCACGTGCAGCCCCGAGTACTACAAGTGGAACCAGTGGCTCTTCCTCAAGATGCTCGAGAAGGGCATCGTCTACAAGAAGACCGGCACGGTGAACTGGGATCCGATCGATCAGACCGTGCTCGCCAACGAGCAAGTGATCGACGGCCGTGGCTGGCGGTCGGGCGCGCCCGTCGAAAAGCGCGAGATCCCGATGTACTACATGCGCATCACGCAGTATGCCGACGAACTGCTCACCGATCTCGACGGCCTCGGCTGGCCCGAGCGCGTCAAGGTCATGCAGCAGAACTGGATCGGCAAGAGCTTCGGCGTGAACTTCGGGTTCCCCTACATGCTCGATGGCGAGCAGAAGCTGCTGCGCGTTTTCACGACGCGCGTGGATACCGTCATGGGCGTGACGTTCGTCGCGATCGCGGCCGAGCATCCGCTCGCCGCGCGTCTCGCCGAGGGCAATGCGCCGCTGCAGGCGTTCATCGACGAGTGCCGGCACGGCGGCGTGGCCGAGGCCGACATCGCAACGATGGAAAAGAAGGGCATGCCCACGGGATTTTTCGTCACGCACCCACTCACGCAGGAGCGCGTGGAGGTGTGGGTCGGCAACTACGTGCTGATGAGCTACGGCGAAGGCGCGGTGATGGGCGTGCCGGCGCACGACGAGCGCGATTTCGCTTTCGCGAAGAAGTACGGCTTGCCGATCAAGCAGGTCATTGCAAAGGCCGGCTGCGATTTCTCGACCGATGCGTGGCAGCCCTGGTATGGCGAAAAGGAGGGCAGCGGCTGCATCGCGAGCGGCAAGTACGACGGGCTGTCGCACGAAGCCGCCGTCGATGCCATCGCGGCCGATCTGAAGGCGCTCGGCCTCGGCGACAAGCAGGTCACGTGGCGCCTGCGCGACTGGGGTATTTCGCGCCAGCGCTACTGGGGCACTCCGATTCCGATCATCCACTGCGCGGCTTGCGGCGACGTGCCCGTGCCCGAGCAGGATCTGCCGGTCGTGCTGCCCGAGGATCTCGTGCCGGACGGTACGGGCAATCCGCTCGCCAAATCGGCGGCCTTCGTCGATTGCACGTGCCCGAAGTGCGGTGCGGCGGCTCGGCGCGAGACCGATACGATGGACACGTTCGTCGATTCGTCGTGGTATTTCTCGCGCTACACGTGCCCTGACGCATCGACGATGGTCGATGAACGCACCGACTACTGGATGCCGATGGACCAGTACATCGGCGGCATCGAGCACGCGATCCTGCACCTGCTCTACTCGCGCTTCTGGACGAAGGTGATGCGCGACATGGGCCTCGTGAAGTTCGGCGAGCCGGCCAAGAATCTGCTCACGCAAGGCATGGTGCTCAACGAGACGTTCTATCGCGAGGATGCAAGCGGCAAGAAGACCTGGTACAACCCCGCCGACGTGACCGTCGCGCACGACGACAAGGGCCGCCCCGTGGGCGCCACGCTCAATGCCGATGGGCAGCCGGTCGTGCTCGGCGGCGTCGAGAAAATGTCGAAGTCGAAGAACAACGGCGTCGACCCGCAGCTGCTCATCGATCAATACGGCGCGGACACGGCACGCCTTTTCACGATGTTTGCCGCGCCGCCGGAGCAGCAGCTCGAATGGTCGGGCTCGGGCGTGGAAGGCGCGAGCCGCTTCCTGCGCCGCCTGTGGGCGTTCGGGCATGCGCATCGTGCCACGCTCGCGCAGCGCGGCACATTCGACGCCGCAGCGCTCGCCGAAGCGGACAAGAGCCTGCGCCGCGAGATCCACGGCGTGCTCAAGCAGGCGGATTTCGACTATCAGCGGCTGCAGTACAACACGGTCGTCTCCGCCGCGATGAAGATGCTCAATGCGCTCGAGAGTGCCAAGGGCGCGCAGGCGCCGGTGGCGCGCGAATGCTACGGTATCCTGCTGCGTGTGCTGTATCCGGTCGTGCCCCACGCAACGCATGCGCTATGGCAGGTGCTCGGCTATGTGGACGAGTTCGGTACGCTGCTCGACGCGCCATGGCCGAAGGTCGACGAACGCGCGCTCGAGCAGGCCGAGATCGAACTCGTGCTGCAGGTCAACGGCAAGGTTCGTGGGGCGCTGACGATCGCGAAGGATGCGCCGCGCGAAGCCATCGAAAGCGCGGCGCTCGCGCATGAGATGTTCGCGCGATTCAGCGAGGGCAAGCCGGCGAAGAAGGTTATCGTCGTGCCTGGCCGCCTCGTCAATGTCGTCGTCTGA
- a CDS encoding ExbD/TolR family protein: MAFGGFDGKDKGAPMADINMTPLIDVMLVLLVIFIITAPLFTHAIRLDLPKVSSAPARQTPQTITLSIDDAGRVYWNGQPSTLEAVRAALAAAGKSPEPPEIHLRASRATRYDIIAQVMGAAQQAGLERIGFVTDLPGSGAAPSSAAAAKP, encoded by the coding sequence ATGGCATTTGGCGGATTCGACGGCAAGGACAAGGGCGCACCGATGGCGGACATCAACATGACGCCGCTCATCGATGTCATGCTGGTACTGCTCGTCATCTTCATCATTACGGCGCCGCTCTTCACGCACGCGATCCGGCTCGACTTGCCGAAGGTATCGTCCGCGCCCGCGCGCCAGACCCCGCAGACGATCACGCTCTCGATCGACGATGCCGGCCGGGTGTACTGGAACGGCCAGCCGTCGACGCTCGAGGCCGTGCGCGCGGCGCTCGCCGCGGCCGGCAAATCGCCCGAGCCGCCCGAGATCCATCTGCGCGCGTCGCGCGCGACGCGCTACGACATCATTGCGCAGGTGATGGGCGCGGCCCAGCAGGCGGGGCTCGAGCGCATCGGCTTCGTCACGGACCTGCCGGGCAGCGGCGCCGCGCCGTCATCGGCGGCAGCCGCAAAGCCGTAA